CTGTCCGAGACGCTGCACCCGGCCGCCCGACTGATGCGCGGCAAACCCAAGACCATGGGGATGCTGGAGGGACTGGACGCCACGTACGACGCGATGCTCTGCGTCGGATTCCACTCCAGGGCCGGGGTCCTGGGCGTGATGAGCCACAGCTTCATGGGCCATGAGATCGAGGATATCCGGCTCGACGAACGCCCGGTCGGCGAGATCGGCCTCGCCCACGCCACCGCCGCGTCGCTCGGCGTCCCGGTGGTGATGCTGACAGGCGACGACACCGCGGTCGCGGAGATGGCCGCCTGGGATCCTGCCGTCGCGGGTGTCGCGGTCAAGCACGCGCACGACCGCTTCGCGGCCGAACTGCGCCCGGTCGCGGAGGCGCGCGAGGCCATCGAGAGTGCGGCGGCCGCCGCTGTCGCGGCCCACGGCACCGCCGCGCCTCATTCCCGTACGGCAACGCTTGCCGTCCGCTGGCAGTCGGCGTCGGTGGCCTCGGTGCTGCTGGGCATCCCGGGCGTCACTTCGGTAGACAGCCGCACGGTCCGGGCCACCGGCACGATGCCCGACCTCTACCGGCAGTTCGGCGTCTGGATGAGGGTGGCTGCCTCGCTCACCGGCCAGGCGCCGTACTGCTGAGTGCCGCGGTGAGCACCACCGTGGTGTAGCGCATCGTGAAGGTGCCGCCCATTGCGTCGATGGCCGTCCCGACGCTCTGCAGGACCTCTGCCAGTTTGTCCGGCGGGAGGCGGGTGAAGGCGCCCTGGGTGGGCATTTGGTCCAGCCAGGCTTCGCGGGTGTAGGTCCACTTCCAGTCGAAGCTCCACTGCTCCGGTTCGTTGAATCCGGCCGTCTGCCTGATTTCCTCTGTGGGTTTGGCGAACAGGGCCTGATACGCGTCCAGGGGCGGCTTCGTCATCGATCGGAAGTCGAACGGTGAGTCGGGCATGACCCGTTGGCAGATTTCGGCGACGGCTTCCGCCAGGTCGGGCGGTAGCTGGAAGACATTCCAGAACGCTGCCAGCCGGCCGCCGGGGCGCAGTACCCGCGCGGCCTTGGCGGCTCCCGCGGCCGGGTCGATCCAGTGCCAGGCCTGGCCGGAGACCACCGCGTCGAATTGTCTGCCGGCCGGGTCCCACGCCTCGAACGTGGCTACGTCCACCTCGACGCCGAGCTGCCGCGCCAGGTCGGCCATCCGGGCGTCGGGCTCTACCCCGAGGACCTTGCAGCCGGATGCCTGGAACTGGCGGGCGGCGATTCCGGTGCCGCAGCCGACGTCCAGGACGTCGGGGCCGGGGCTGGCGGCTCTGATCCGGGCCACCATGGCTTCGGGGTAGCGGGGGCGTGCGCGGTCGTAGCGGTCGGCGTCCGAGCCGAACGACTCGGCCACCGCTCGGTGTTGATGCGGCTCCGGCGGTAGAGTGGGCATGTGCCCACTATGGTGGGCACATGCCCACTCGTCAACGGAAGGGCGGGAGCGCGGTATGCCGACAGGGGTGGCCCTGCGCGATGTGCGTGAGCAGCTGTTCGACGCCGCCGAGCGTGTCCTGCTCCGGGACGGGCCAAGTGCGCTGACCAGCCGGGCTGTTACCACGGAGGCCGCCTGCGCCAAGGGCGTCCTGCACCGGCACTTCGCCGACTTCGATGCCTTTCTCGCCGAGCTGGTGCT
The sequence above is drawn from the Streptomyces sp. NBC_01465 genome and encodes:
- a CDS encoding class I SAM-dependent methyltransferase; translation: MPTLPPEPHQHRAVAESFGSDADRYDRARPRYPEAMVARIRAASPGPDVLDVGCGTGIAARQFQASGCKVLGVEPDARMADLARQLGVEVDVATFEAWDPAGRQFDAVVSGQAWHWIDPAAGAAKAARVLRPGGRLAAFWNVFQLPPDLAEAVAEICQRVMPDSPFDFRSMTKPPLDAYQALFAKPTEEIRQTAGFNEPEQWSFDWKWTYTREAWLDQMPTQGAFTRLPPDKLAEVLQSVGTAIDAMGGTFTMRYTTVVLTAALSSTAPGR
- a CDS encoding M55 family metallopeptidase, with the protein product MRIYISADMEGVTGLVDAADVQPSGRDYERGRVMMTEDVNAAVRGALTSGATDILVNDAHGPMRNLLSETLHPAARLMRGKPKTMGMLEGLDATYDAMLCVGFHSRAGVLGVMSHSFMGHEIEDIRLDERPVGEIGLAHATAASLGVPVVMLTGDDTAVAEMAAWDPAVAGVAVKHAHDRFAAELRPVAEAREAIESAAAAAVAAHGTAAPHSRTATLAVRWQSASVASVLLGIPGVTSVDSRTVRATGTMPDLYRQFGVWMRVAASLTGQAPYC